Genomic segment of Desulfobacterales bacterium:
TTCTGTTTAATTGATATCTTGAAAAAAAAGTGATTTTCCATTTCAGTACAATTTTTCAGGAACCGCTGAGTTTGGCAAGATACTCCTGATAGACCTTATGGTTGCCGGATGAAAACAGGACAAAACTCACCATTTTTATAATTTCGTTTGTTTTCAAAAAGTTGCAAGTCGTATCAAGGGCAATCCGGCAGGCCTCATGGATGGGGTAGCCGTAAACGCCGCAGCTGATGGCCGGAAAGGCAATGGTGGCAAGCTGGTGCTGTCCGGCGAGCG
This window contains:
- a CDS encoding macro domain-containing protein; its protein translation is LAGQHQLATIAFPAISCGVYGYPIHEACRIALDTTCNFLKTNEIIKMVSFVLFSSGNHKVYQEYLAKLSGS